The nucleotide window TCGTTGTTTTTACCACCATACACCACATTCGCTCCCTCCAGCAAAGACATAATTCTCTTAAAATGGCGCTGGTTGACAATTCGCCCGTAGTCCGGGGATTTCTGGGGATCGGATCCGTAAAATTCCTGGAACAGAACGAAACAGGCAGATGAAGACGACAGGtaggcacagaaagctggagtaactcagcgggacaggcagcatctccggtgagaaagaatgggtaacttttcgggtggagacccttcttcagactgagtgagtCTCAGTGTAagacagcattttgggtctatctttggtgtaaaccagcaccttttTTTATATCACCGATTTGTATGAGACACTGGTGAGTTTATGgatgacattaaagtgggtggtgttgtggataggtGTCGACAATTACAGCGGGATCTTgaacagttgggcaagtgggctgagcaaCGGTTGATGGagcttaatgctgataagtgtgaggtgctgcattttggggagTCATGCCAGAGCAGGACTTCATAGCGAATGGCAGAGACCTGGGGGGTTTTGTGCAGCAGAGGGATGTAGGATTGCAGGTACATATTTGCCCGATAGTAGCGCCATAGGTAGGCTTTcgtgaaacatagacatagaaacatagaaaataggtgcaggagtaggccattcggcccttcgagcctgcaccgccattcaatatgatcatggctgatcatccaactcagtatcctgttcctgccttctctctatacccccctgatccttttagccacaagggccacatctaactccctcttaaatatagccaatgaactggcctcaactaccttctccggcagagaattccagagattcaccactctgtgtgaaaaatgttttcctcatctcggtcctaaaagatctcccccttatccttaaactatgaccccttgttctggacttccccaacatcgggaacaatcttcctgcatcgagcctgtccaaccccttaagaattttgtaagtttctataagatcccccctcaatcttctaaattctagcgagtacaaaccgagtctatccagtctttcttcatatgaaagtcctgacatcccaggaatcagtctggtgaaccttctctgtattccctctatggcaagaatgtctttcctcagattaggagaccaaaactgtacgcaatactccaggtgtggtctcagcaagaccctgtacaactgcagtagaacctccctgctcttatactcaaatccttttgctatgaaaggaagactttcatcagtcagggcattgagaacagaagttggaaagatatgttacagttgtacaagatgttgctgaagccacatttggagtattgtgttatgttttggtcaccctgccataggaaaaatgttgttaagctggaaggaatgcagagaagatttacgaggatgttggcaagacttgagggcctgagctacagggggaggttgggcaggctgggacattATTCTTTGGTGTGCAGGAAGATGAATGGTGATCAAATAGAGGTGTGTAAATAACAACTTCCTCCTTCCATTCTTCTGAGGAACAGCCAGTACTGGGAGGGAACCCCGGGTGAAATACTTACTGGACACGGGGATCTGGTCAGAAACTGAATTTGGATCCCAAAAAGAATCCTGCACAAGATGAAAGGCAGAAAGCGCCCACCACACCCGAGCTGGTCTCTCCATTTCAGGCACTGATCGGCCTGCTGTGCCCTTCAGCACAACCTCCTCCTTCTTTGTACTCACAGCAATAGTGTCGCCGATCTTCTTCACCACTTGGTCTTGGATGCTTTTATTGCACAGGATGTAGTCGGGGGCGATGCAGGTTTGGCCACAGTTGGTGTATCGCCCCCACGCTATACGTCTGGAAAGGACAAACCAGTTGTTCACAAGCGGCCAAAAGTGACACACTGAATGTTTAACTGATGCTGTTCACCCCCCTTCTCTTTGACcgacattttagtttagagatacagcgtggaaacaggctcttcggcctaccaagtccacgctgaccatcgatcacccgttcacgctagattttattttactttgcttttgtgatacagtgctgaaacaggcccttcagccaaccgagtccaggccgaccagcaatccctgaacactaacactatccaacacacactagggacaatttacaattttactaggccaattaacctacaaatctgtacatctttgaagtttgggaggaaacctgagcacccggagaaaacccatgcaagacatggggagaacatacaaactccatacagacagtacccgtggtcaggatcgaatccgagtcgctggcgctgtaaggcagcaactccacctctacGCTGTaagactgcgccaccgtgtcgcttgAGGCATGTTATATGTTatcgccaaatctgaggaaggacattattgccatagagggagtgcagagacggttcaccagactgattcctgggatgtcaggactgtcttatgaagaaagactggatagacttggtttatactgtctagaatttaggagattgagaggggatcttatagaaacttacaaaattcttaaggggttggacaggctagatgcaggaagattgttcccgatgttggggaagtccaggacaaggggtcacagcttaaggataagggggaaatcctttaaaaccgagatgaggagaacttttttcacacagagagtggtgaatctctggaactctctgccacagagggtagttgaggccagttcattggctatatttaagagggagttagatgtggcccttgtggccaaggggatcagagggtatggagagaaggcaggtacgggatactgagttggatgatcaaccatgatcatattgaatggcggtgcagtctcgaagggccgaatggcctactcctgcacctaatttctatgtttctatgtttctatcgcacTTCCGCATGGTACACTAGAgggaattcacagaagccaattaacctgtaaacctgcacgtctttggagtgtgggaggaaaccacagcacctggagaaaacccacgcaatcacagggagaaaccCAGAAGaccccgagacctgggttcgatcctgactatggatgctgtctgtgtggagtttgcacgggtAGCACCCgtcgttaggatcgaacccaggtctctggcgctgcgccaatgtgccgccCTATTTTTTAtagtctcttcggcccaccaagtttacgccgactatcgatcaccagCTCACACTagcttttgtttttgatttttcatTTAGCGATATGGTGGAAACAGGCACATCAAGCTTGATACAATCTTCTTCGAAAGGACATCAGGGCATCCAACACACCCACTCGCTGGGAGAGAGCAGACACTGCAGCTATTTCTCAGGATCACCACTTTCCCCACCGCCTCCACTTTGTGGTAGTGATGAGAACACAGAAACAGGAGGTTAGTttgcttctgttaattgtccataagagtgtgtaggatagaaccagtgcatGGGTCTCGTGTGGTctgggtggggcaaagggcctgtttccactctgtatctctaaaccaaactaaactaatccaaagaCTAATGTAAGtgggtagtcttgatgggccgaagggactgtttaaaaaaaagagcggcatagtgacgcagcagtaaacctgctgccttgcagcaagaatctaagaaacaggcccttcggcccaccacgggCATGCTAACCATCAAGTATCTATCCACCACCACCTGGTCCATAGTCATTTGGTCACGTTATTGTAGTGCGCTTCTAGATACTTCTCCACCAATGCCTCTCGCAGCCACCCGGGCAGTGCCCCAGTGTGGAGAGCAGTGCCCCCTTGCCAGGGTAACGTGCCCATTTTTTTTTTCGGGGTAACGTCCGCGCCCAGATGGTATTAGAGCGGGACTacacgctgtccacgggcaccctgggggatttgcgggaccgctgggcaccacgGGGAATGGAATGCATCCttaataaggatggggaaatagtaattaaagaatatttgttttacttgtactatggtggtgggttttgttttaaatcagttagtattgtacatattattgtaaataattgaataatttattttcgttttgttttttaaagtgtGGAGAGCAGCTCCCCAAAGCTGCAGTCCCAAGATGGCCACCAACCTGCAGGCAACGTCCAGATCGCAGTCGGTGTCCACATAGCACGGGCTCTTGCCGCCGAGCTCCAGGGTGACGGGCGTCAGGTGCTTGGCAGCAGCCTCCATGACGATCCTGCCGACAGCAGTGCTGCCCGTGTACAGGATGTGGTCGAAGGGGTGCTTCAACAGCTCCGTGGCCACTTCTGCTCCTCCAGTGATCACTGGGTACGTGTCCTTGAGGAAGGAAGGCAGGCTCAGATTTCGTTCAACATGCCTGCCACCCAAAGCCCGATTACCATCCCATTCCTCCCAACGAGAATGCGCATGGCatgattcacacagagggtggtgggtgtatggagtgagctgccagaggagggagattAGGCAGaggtgctataacagcatttaaaagatatttggacaggtacatggataggaaaggtttagatggatatgggccaaacgcaggcaggtgagcctagcataaatggggcatcttggttggaagcAGTaagtcaggccgaagggcctcttttcgtgctgtatgactgtatgattaatacgtttgcagataacactaaagcAGATGGTATTGTAGACTGTGAACATGGTCatcaaaaatgacagcaggatTTTAATCAGCTGGGctagtgagctgaggaatggcatGTGCGAGGTGTTGCTAAAGTTTTAGGAAGCTAAACCAGGTTCAAAGcttacagtgaatggcaggcccCTGGGTAGTGTTGTTAAGcacagggatctaggagtacaggtcgATGGTTCCTgtaggtggcatcacaggtagatagggtggtaaataaagtaGGCTTTTGGTACATAGACCTTCCTTAGTCAGGATGTAGAGCGTAGAGGTGCGGacattatattacagttgtacaagatgttggcgatGCCGCACTtgcagttttgtgttcagttttggtcgccttgCTGTTGGAAGGATAGCATTAAACTGGAGAGAATACAgaacagatttacgaggatgtttttgCAGGACAcatgggtctgagctatagggagaggttagacaggccagagctttattccttagagtgcaggagcctgaggggtgattgtatagaggttcataaaatcatgagtgTAACAAATAGCGTAAATGTACAATCTTTTACACagaataggagaatcaagaaccagaggacataggtttaaggtgagagagaaaagattttataggaacccgaGGGTCAGCTTTTTCATttttgtatatggaacaagctcccagaggaggcaattgaggcagatactataacatttaaaagctaCTTGGACAAGAAACTtgcataggaaaagtttagaaggccaaatatggacaaatgggaccagcaacatcttggttggcatggacaagttgggccgaaggatctattTTTGTGCCGTATGACCCTATGCCTCTATAACTACAGAGCTCCattagaaaaaaaacattgaGGCCATCAAATCTCCAATCATGCAGTGATAGTATTCTGGAACATACTGCCCGTGGAAGTGGGGAAAGAAAATCAACCAGGGTTTTCGAAGGGGAAATAGGTATGCATTTGGGACAGTAATCTGTAAGGCTGTGAGGAATAAGCAAGGAAAGGGGTTGGCAGGATTGCACTGCTAGCTGGAGCCactggtgggccaaatggttttagtttagtttagagatacagtgtggaaacgggtcctttggtccaccgagtctacgccgaccaacgatcaccccgtacactagcactatcctactcacttaggacaatttacaactttttaccaaagcaaattaacctacaaacctgtacgtctttggagtgtgggaggaaactagagcacctggtgaaaacccacgcaggtcatggggagaatgtacaaactcactgTCTATCTCTGGCACATCACCCTCTAATGCCCAACCCAACAGCATCCATCCCTGGACTGATGacggtgctgggcctgtactcactggagtttagaagaagggggggggggggggggggggggggaacgaacCTCATTCAAAAGTatggaatagtgaaaagcttggatagtgtggatgtggagaggatgttttcacaagttggagagtctaggactagaggtcacagcctcagaattaaaggacgttcttttaggaaggagatgaggaggaatttctttagtcagagggtggtgaatctgtagaatttttTGCCTCAGAACGCTGTGGAGGtaaagttagtggatatatttaaggcagagatagtgagattcatgattagtacggatgtcagaggttatggggagaaggcaggagaatggagttaggagggttagatagaccagccatgattgaatggtggagtagacagatgggctgaatggcctaattctgctcctatcacttatgatcttcttGCCACACTTTGCCGGGGATGGAGGTTCGTGAGTGGCAGGACTTGCTCCTCCTGTGAGCGGTCAGCCAGGGCGCTGGTGAGGGACGGATTGTCCCGGCTGCTGAGTGCATTTGGCCCGTCATCAGTGCGGTGCCCTGACCCAGCCACACTCACCTTGTCCAGGTACTGAGGGAGGAGCTGGGCCAGGAGCTCTGCCGTGTTCCCACTCACTTCCGACGGCTTCACCACCGCCGCATTTCCTGGGAACGGGAATGGAACATTAAGTATTACACGGGGTTTACGGCATCATatctggccattcggccccaccgGGCCATGCTGGCGTTGCTGCTCCACCCAAGCCCCCTCCCACACGTCCTTCTTTTACCTCCTCCAGCCACTGTTCCCCGAGATTCTGCTTAAGGCATCACTTCCATCCACCCCAACACTCCCAGCGGTGGGGAGCTCCAcattcccaccactctctgcacttcTCCTGAATTCCCCAATGGAGTTTTCAGGGACTGTCTTGTATTTGGGTCTAGCTTTAGTCCACACAACAAGCGGGTAAACCTCTACCCCCATTCTAAAGACCAGGGCGGCACAGTAACGCggctggtagtgccgctgcctcacagcaccagagaaccaggttttaTACTGATCTCGGAATTTATctatctggagtttgcacgtcctccttgTGACCCCCTGTTTTTCCACCGGGATCCTCTGaaacatgtgggtttgtgggttaattggactctgtcaAACCGCCTCAAGTGTGTAgagtgtggatgagaaaatgggataacatggtgtTATCGAGCACTGGTGTGAgcatggtgggctaaagggtctatctccatgctgtatctaaacctCCATTAGGAACCTCCTTCACCTGTCTCGTCTCCCTCCACACAATGAACACGTTTACTTTCCTTTCTCCCTCCGACCCTCCCAAAGACAATCTCCTCGCTCTCTCGTGCATTTACCAAGCTCTGTCCTGACCCGGTTCAGCTGATAACCACGCGGAACTGAACCAGACTCAGCCAGGGGACCACAAACCAGACATGGAGCTTCCAGCTGAAGTCACCAGGTTCACTAAAGCTGAAGAACGTTCATGGATGAGAAATGGCTGTAGGCTATTCCAAACTCATCCGAGTGATGTCTCTAACGTCAAGTAACTATCTAGTGATATCTAAACTCTTCCACGGTAAACATTCTGAATAAACCTCAATATATTTCTCTCTACTGACCTGTCTGGGAGTTTGTGCGTAACATTTATTAACATCTATCATTTATTTTGAATTGACATCCTCTGGTTTGAGTCTCCGGGTGAAATAGAcgtgtccacagtgtactgagACAAACAAGGCTGTCTCTCTGCTCAACCTCTGCGCCACTGCAGAAGTGCGGACATGACACTGGGGTTCGGGAGGGGGAGGTGTAGCCTCGGGAATAAGCCACGGTTCCTACTCCTGATCCCCATCCTGGTCGGAGTTCCCAGATCCCGGTTGAGTGCTGGTGAGTGAGCCGGCATTCCCAGGGGATGGCAGCTCCACACGTGGGTGGAACGGCCCCACAGCCCACTCTCTTCCCGCCGGAGAGCCCAGGACGTTGGTCTCTGGAGCACCCAGCACCGCGGTCCCAACACGGAACGTCACCTCCTGGACCAAAGACTGACACAACTGCAGAATTTCTACGGAAGTTAAGACTGAAACCCCGGGCAGGACAGAGAAGACGCTTCACTCCTCATCGAGGGTAATGTTACGGGTGAGGAAATAAAGGGGAACATACCTGCCGCGATGGCCCCAACTAACGGCTGCAGCACCAGGGCCAATGGGTAGTTCCAGGCCCCAATGATAAGAACCACACCAAGAGGCTCGCGGTGAATGTACACAGTGTCCATCATGGTCATCATGTTCTTCGACACGTGCTCTGGCTCCATCCAGTCGTGCAGCTTGTTCAGGGCCAACGTGATCTCGCCCACTATTCCCGCCATTTCATAAATTTGCACCGCAAAATCATTCTGCAAATTCACAGAGGAAGGGAGTCACTTACAAGAGAGTTCTCCACTCAGCCGCAGTGTCCTAGTCCTTACACCCGGACCTGGTGACCAATCCCTCCACCAGAGTTACTCCTCTACAGAGATTAAGATGCATGAGGTTCACAGCAACTTGGTCAATTGGATTCAGGCCTGGCTCGCTCATGGAAGGCAGAGGGTCGTGGTGGGAAGCtgttattcaggctggaggtctgaaaCCAGTGAACCTCtgcagggaagatagacacaaaatgctggagtaacccagcgggacaggccatcctctctggatggaaggaataggtgccgtttcgggcatGACTTGAGGAGTTTCCAAAATGGAGCAGATTTGAtacctctaatttcaagtaacccttgcattccctcgctctccgTCCCTctgaagttcagtctgaagaaagggtctcgacctgaaaagtcgcccattccttctctccagagatgctgcccgtcccgctgcgttactccagcattttgtgtctatcttcggtgtaaaccagcatctgcagttccttcctacacacaaccattgcagggatctgtgctgggacccctgTTACTAATGATTACGTATAAATGACTTGGAAGTAAATGCAAATAggttagttagtaagtttgcagacagcaCTAATATTGGTGGAGTTGCTGACAGTGACGAAGGCTACCAAAATATACATCAACTACAGAAATACATGGAAAAATGTCAGTTGGAGTGTGATCCGAGCAAggttttgcactttgggaggtcgaacgCAAGGGGAATGTATacaattaacagcattgatgtacagagggattttggaGTCCAGGTCCATAGCTCCGTGAAAGTGGCAACTCAAGTAGATAGAGTGTAGAAGAAGACATACAGTATGTTCGCCTTCATCTGTTGAGTCATTGAGtacattggcttgataaaaatgttaaattgtccaagttggcgatatgcagagcacTGTCCAACCGGCCACAAAATTCGGACGGTTCAGGTGTCGGAAACTCCAGACGcagatttataggactttggttaggttgcttttggagtactgcgtgcagttctggtcgctcaattacaggaaggatgtggaggctttggagagggcatGGAAGAAGCTCGCCAGAATGCTGACCGGATTATGTGGTATTAactccaaggagaggttggacaaacttggattgttttctctggaatgccagaggtcagGAAGAGACCTgacagaaatatataacattacagtcggcatagataggatagacagtcagaacctttctcccagggtggaattgtcaagcagagctttaaggtgagaggggcaaagtttaaaggagatgtgcagggcaagtttttttttaacgaACTGGGAgatagtgcctggaacacgctgcctggggaagtggtggaggcagatatgatagcgatctttaagaagcttttagataggcacatggacatgcagggaatggagagacatgaATCAGATGCAGGCAGACGATACTAATTTATCGTGgtgtcatgttcggcatagacattgtgggccgaaggtcctgttgttACATCTAACCAACCAATTGTTACATCTAACCAACCAATATTCCCTGATAGTTAATCTTCTCACCATACTGCAACACCTCCTGGgagattttcttttcttttaaaatctttttattgttttttttttcaaaaaaacaaacaaaaataaaacataaaaagcagagcaaaaagaataacgataaacataacaatggtattgatacatagggatcaggattacattaataacaggtataacctaatatgagaccagtgtcaaaatacacaatgaatatcGACCTCCcgctctctatgtaaatatagttaaatctttaaaaggaaacttttaaatgtagaaaaaaaaacacaaagataaaaagacaaaaagaaaaagaaaaaaggacaaaacaaaacccccctaaactaaagagagaaaaaaaatgatttttttttttgatttttttttaaacagccctCAAGACACCTCCAGCTTTCTGGGGAGCTTTAATTTTTCCTCAATAACTTCCCGTGCGGATGGTCAAATGCCTTCCTGAAACCTGGAAAGGCAGATGGTTGTGGATTGAAATCTCACTCCAGAGAGATGAGCGGCCCCCAAGAAACACGAgttagggggggaggaggaggca belongs to Leucoraja erinacea ecotype New England chromosome 28, Leri_hhj_1, whole genome shotgun sequence and includes:
- the LOC129710558 gene encoding aldehyde dehydrogenase family 3 member A2-like is translated as MDRVKTAVAGARAAYNLGKTRPLEFRLQQLRAMEKMLTERKDLFSEALQKDLHKNDFAVQIYEMAGIVGEITLALNKLHDWMEPEHVSKNMMTMMDTVYIHREPLGVVLIIGAWNYPLALVLQPLVGAIAAGNAAVVKPSEVSGNTAELLAQLLPQYLDKDTYPVITGGAEVATELLKHPFDHILYTGSTAVGRIVMEAAAKHLTPVTLELGGKSPCYVDTDCDLDVACRRIAWGRYTNCGQTCIAPDYILCNKSIQDQVVKKIGDTIAEFYGSDPQKSPDYGRIVNQRHFKRIMSLLEGANVVYGGKNNEEDLYIAPTIVTDVDPDSRIMQEEIFGPVLPIVTVNGVDEAIAFISRRDKPLALYVFSHNKKLIQKMIRMTSSGGVTANDCLIHYSIAALPFGGVGKSGFGAYHGKHSFDTFSHRRACVLKSLGMEKANNIRYAPATDSKMKWLLWLLAKQGEGKKLQLIGFLILGTLVSIVMKFYFAW